From Hymenobacter sediminicola:
ACGAAATGGAGGTGAGCAACGTGCAGGCGCTGGTAGCCAGCCGCGTAGACGGGCTGCTGATCTGCCACTCCCGCGACACTGAGAACTTCGAGCACGTGAAGCAGCACGCCAGCCGCGGCGTGCCCATCGTGCACTTCGACCGGGTTTGCAACGAGGTAGACAGCGCGCAGGTAGTGCTTGATGACTGGGGCGGGGCCTACGCCGTTACCGAGCACCTGATTCAGGAAGGCTGCCAGCGCATTGCTATTCTGGCCGGGCCCGAGTCGCTGCTGATCAGCAAGCAGCGGATCAGCGGCTATCAGAACGCCCTGAAGCGGTACCGCCGCCCCGTTCGGCCCGAATACGAGGTGCACAGCGACTTCCAGCCAGAGTCGGCGCTGGCGGCGCTGGACGCGTGGATGGCGCTGCCCGAACCGCCCGACGCCATATTCGCCATCAGCTACCGCAACGCTTTCGACATTATGCTGGCCCTGAAGAAGCGCGGGCTGCGCATTCCGCAGGACGTGGCCGTAGCAGGCTTTGGCGATGAATTTCTGGCGGCGCTGGTGGAGCCGGGCCTTACTACCGTCAATCTGCATCCGCACCGCCTGGGCCAGCAGGCGGCCCGCCTGTTTCTGGAGCAGGTACGGCAAAAGGAGAGTTTCAAACCCCGCACCTACGTCGTTTCCGGCGACTTGGTCATTCGGCAGTCGTCGCTGAAAGGCGCGGGCGGCTATTTCAAGCTCGAAATCTGAGTATCAGTCCCGGAAAACACAGTAGGCCCAAAAACAAAAATCCCGCCCTGCAAGCTGCAAAGCGGGATTTAGTGGAGCTGCAGGGATTCGAACCCTGGTCCAGACAAGGAAGGCGTCGAGCTTTCTACGTGTGTATCTATGCTTAGATTTTCGAGACATCCCAGGCGCACATCAGGCCCTTGGTTTGTCCTTATCTGTTTGAGTTTCGCCCTAGCGTCACAGCGCCACTAAGACTATCCTAACTCTTACGACGCCCCGAACTCACCCGTGAGAAGGATTACGGGTGCGGGACGATGACATTACTTAGTACCTAGACTAAGCAGCCATGGCGTAGCTATACTCGCCAGTTGTTGTTCGGACGGCTTTTTTTACGGGAGATTCATCCAACTCCCGACACGCTTACTCGCGACATGCACAAGCTGTCAATTCCGGTCAGCCCCAAATTAGAAAGAACGAACCCGCCACGAATAGCGGGGTGCGAATGTACGCACATCAGCCAGAAAACGTTACCAGCGCCCGAAATTGTTCCCTCCGACACTCGGAACGCGCAAGGAATCTGAGCTTTCCATGCTGGGCTAACTCAGACTCTCTTCGACACCCTAATTGACGCTATTTAGCAGCTACTTTATTAGGCTGAAATCCGGGTGCGTTAGTCTGCCATAGCCCGAAGGCCATGAGGTCGGCAATGCTTTCAAACTGCTTGAGGCGGGAGTCGCCCATGCCGTGGCCGGCTTCATAGTCGGTGAAGAACAGCACGGGCTTGCCGGAAGTGTTGCTGGTTTGCAGGCGGGCCGCAAACTTGGCCGGCTGCCACGCAATAACGCGCGGGTCGTTGAAGCCGGCCGTAACGAGCGTGGCGGGGTAGCTGGTGCCGGGTTTGAGGTGGTGGTAGGCGTCCATTTCCAGCAGCGCTTTGGCTTCGTCTTCCTTGGTCATGGTACCAAACTCGGGCACGTTTACGGGGCCGTTGGGCGAGTTTTCCATACGCACGGAGTTCATGCAGCCTACTTCCGGAATTGCTACTGCAAACAGATCGGGCCGCTCGGTCATGGCCCGCCCGATGAGGATGCCGCCGGCGCTGCCACCGTTGATGGCTATTTTGCCGGGCGCGGTGTAGTTGTTTTTGGTCAGGTATTCGGCGCAGGCAATGAGGTCTTTCCAAGTGTTGGGCTTGGTAGTTTTCTGGCCGGCTTTGTGCCAGGCCTCACCCAGCTCGCCGCCGCCGCGCACGTGCGGCACGGCCAGCACCCCGCCCTCCTGCGTCCAGAGCAGGAAAGGCGGCATGAAGGTAGGCTCCATCACCCGCGAATAGGCGCCGTAGCCGACCATGAGCGTAGGGGCTGACTTGTCGCGCTTCAGGCCCTTTTTATACACCAACGACAGTGGCACCTGCACGCCGTCGTGCGAGGGCACCAGTACTTCTTCCACCACCAGATCAGCAAACTCGGGGTATTGCGCCTCCGACGACAACGGCTCGGGCGTGAACTGCCGGCTGGCCGGGTTGTAGCGGTAGCGCCGCCGGTCGGAAGTCCAGCCGCCCAGCGTCACCCACAGGTCCGACGACTGCGCGTTTTTGGCTACCAGCTCCAGCCGGCCCGCGGCCTGCGGCAGTTTCAGCTCGCGCACCGTTTTAGAATTTTTCGGCACAAAATAGAGCTTGGCCTGCACGCCGTTGCGGGATCGGACGAAGTAGAGGCCGTCCTTGGTGGTTTTCAGCTGTTCGTCGATGATGGCCTCGGCTGCATTTTCGGGCACCAGCACCTCGGCCGTGGCCACGTCGGGCTTGGCGGCGGGCATGCGCATCAGCTTCTGGCGCGGCGTGTTTTTCGAGGTTACGAAGTAGATGTACCGGTCGTCAGAAATGAAATTGGTGACTTCATCGGCCGGACGAAACAACGGCTGCCAGGGGATGTTGGGCTTGCCCAGGGCCGCGGCGGGGGCATAGTAGGCGTGCAGGTAGCGGTCTACGGAATACAGGAGGCCGTAGGCCAGCTTGGTATCCCGGTCGATGCCGGCGTAGGGGTATTCGGCGGGCTTGATGCCGAGCTTGGGGTAGAGCTGCGCCGAAAACACAATCTGGTCCTGGCTGGCGTGCGTACCTACGCGGTGCAGGCGGCACTGCGTGTTTTGGCGGGCGGCCATGTCTTTCAGGTCGCCGTTGTTGTAGGGCAGGTACGCCAGCGTCTGATTGTCAGGGAGCCATTCGCCGCCGCCGCGTGTGAGCGGTATCTGCTCGGGGTAGAGCTTGCGGGTTTTGACGTCCATGATGAGCATACGGCCTAGCTCCGCTCCTTTTTCCGTGATGCCGAACGACACTTTGGAGCCGTCGTTGCTGGGCGCAAACCCGCTGATGTTGTACACCTTGCCCGGTTCGAATGCCTCGGGGTCGAAGAGCAGGGTTTCGGTGCCGGCATAGCCTTCGCGGTAGTAGAGCTTGGGCTGTTGGTCTTCGGGGCGCGACTTGAAGTAGAAATATCGGTCGTTGTCGGCCACACGCAAGTCGGTTACCCGAGCGGCCTTGCGCTTATCAATTTCCACCATCTGGTCAATGAGCTTCTGCCAGCCCGGAATGGCATTCAGCGTTTGGCGGGCATACTCACTCTGGGCCTTCATCCAAGAAGCCACGGCGGGGTCCTGCAGGTTTTCGAGGTTGCGGTAGGGGTCCTCCACCTTCACCCCAAAGTAGGTATCGGTGGCGGATACGGAGGGCGCAGCGGCCGGCCCCGACTGGGCCAGGGCGGCGGTAGAGGCAAGCAGACTCGTGAGGAATAGGGGTGTTTTCATGTAGGAAATAGTAACTATTGACAAATGAACCGGCCAGCATAAAGCTGGGCCAAACACGCCAATTTCTTACCGATGCACAACCACACAATCATGTGACTACCAACCATTAATCTAGCAAAATTCAGCACTCAAACTCGCTCCTTGCACTGCCTCGCACCCTTGGCCTTGCAGCCTTGTTTCGAGCCTAGAAGCAGCATCGACAGGTTGCTGCGGCAGCCCAAAACCCCGCCTGCCGGGGGCGGATTCGGGCGGGGCTTTGCCTATCTTTGTAGCCAGCATCTATGGAGAATTTCGTCGTTTCGGCCCGCAAGTACCGTCCAGCCACGTTTCGCAGCGTGGTGGGGCAGCAGCACGTCACTACTACTCTGCAAAACGCCATTGCCTCGCAGCATTTGGCGCAGGCATTCCTGTTTTGTGGGCCCCGGGGCGTGGGCAAAACCACCTGTGCCCGGATTCTGGCCAAAACCATTAACTGCGAGTTTGTAGAGGAACACGTGCGCAAAAGCCGCCCGATTTCGGAGCTGATCCAGGCCCAGCCTGACATCGTGCCCGATGCGCTGCTCACGGCCAAAGACCCCGACAATACACCCTTTGAGCTGGAAGCCTGCGGCAAATGCTCATCGTGCCGCGCGTTTCAGGAAAACGCCTCGTTCAACGTGCACGAGCTGGACGCCGCCTCCAACAACTCGGTGGAAGACATCCGCAGCCTTGTGGAGCAGGTGCGCTACGCTCCGCAGCAGGGCCGCTTCAAGGTGTACATCATCGACGAAGTGCACATGCTCTCGAATGCGGCCTTCAACGCCTTTCTGAAGACGCTGGAGGAGCCGCCGAGCTACGCCATCTTCATCCTGGCCACCACCGAGCGGCACAAGATTATCCCTACTATTCTGTCGCGCTGCCAGATTTTCGACTTCAATCGGATTCGGGTCGACGACATTCGGGGGCATCTGCGCCACGTGGCTACCCAGGAGAAGATCAAGGCCGAAGACGATGCGCTGCACCTGCTGGCTCAGAAAGCTGACGGCGGCCTGCGTGACGCGCTGAGCATGTTCGACCAGATGGTGACCTTCTCGGGCCACGATCTGACCTACAAGGACGTGGTGCAGAACCTCCACATTCTGGACTACGAGTACTATTTCCGGCTCGTGGATGCGCTGCTGACCGAAAACCTGAGCGCCACGCTGCTGCTGCTGGAGGAAATCATGCAGAACGGC
This genomic window contains:
- a CDS encoding LacI family DNA-binding transcriptional regulator, which codes for MMKCTKCISADAVMRAGFIRGRQRFFCKACDYHFTDNKELPAPERKRHQTTISDVAKVLGVAPSTVSRALNGHSDINSNTRQAIIEVARQLDYQPNLLAQSLKSSETYTIGVVIPDIERPFFATAVSGIQEVAAEAGYRVMICQSKESYEMEVSNVQALVASRVDGLLICHSRDTENFEHVKQHASRGVPIVHFDRVCNEVDSAQVVLDDWGGAYAVTEHLIQEGCQRIAILAGPESLLISKQRISGYQNALKRYRRPVRPEYEVHSDFQPESALAALDAWMALPEPPDAIFAISYRNAFDIMLALKKRGLRIPQDVAVAGFGDEFLAALVEPGLTTVNLHPHRLGQQAARLFLEQVRQKESFKPRTYVVSGDLVIRQSSLKGAGGYFKLEI
- a CDS encoding prolyl oligopeptidase family serine peptidase; translated protein: MKTPLFLTSLLASTAALAQSGPAAAPSVSATDTYFGVKVEDPYRNLENLQDPAVASWMKAQSEYARQTLNAIPGWQKLIDQMVEIDKRKAARVTDLRVADNDRYFYFKSRPEDQQPKLYYREGYAGTETLLFDPEAFEPGKVYNISGFAPSNDGSKVSFGITEKGAELGRMLIMDVKTRKLYPEQIPLTRGGGEWLPDNQTLAYLPYNNGDLKDMAARQNTQCRLHRVGTHASQDQIVFSAQLYPKLGIKPAEYPYAGIDRDTKLAYGLLYSVDRYLHAYYAPAAALGKPNIPWQPLFRPADEVTNFISDDRYIYFVTSKNTPRQKLMRMPAAKPDVATAEVLVPENAAEAIIDEQLKTTKDGLYFVRSRNGVQAKLYFVPKNSKTVRELKLPQAAGRLELVAKNAQSSDLWVTLGGWTSDRRRYRYNPASRQFTPEPLSSEAQYPEFADLVVEEVLVPSHDGVQVPLSLVYKKGLKRDKSAPTLMVGYGAYSRVMEPTFMPPFLLWTQEGGVLAVPHVRGGGELGEAWHKAGQKTTKPNTWKDLIACAEYLTKNNYTAPGKIAINGGSAGGILIGRAMTERPDLFAVAIPEVGCMNSVRMENSPNGPVNVPEFGTMTKEDEAKALLEMDAYHHLKPGTSYPATLVTAGFNDPRVIAWQPAKFAARLQTSNTSGKPVLFFTDYEAGHGMGDSRLKQFESIADLMAFGLWQTNAPGFQPNKVAAK